GTTTTAATGTTTCTCGCCGCGATGTGTTGGGCGTTGAATACGAATTTGCAAAAAAATCTTCTTGCAAAATATTCTGCAAGTCAGTTAACACTGATTATGCTTGTTGTCGGAACGCCATTTCTCACCGCTGTCTCAATTCCATCGTTTACTTCATTTGATTTTACTTCTCTACATTGGACGTATTATTTTGCAATGGTGATTTCCGGTGTTATTTCAATAGGGTTCGCAAATTATTTCTGGTCTATTGGAGTGAAACGAATTGGTCCGGCGAAAACAGGAAACTACAATAATCTTGTTCCGGTACTTGCATTAGTTTTTTCTTACATTACGCTTGGAGAAAAATTAGAAACAATTCAATTTGTCGGAGCAACTGCAACAATTGCAGGAGTGTGGTTAGCAAGAAGAGAAAAGAAGAATGGAGTTGCGAAGTAAATAAAACGTTATTGGTAAGTAGTCATTTGTCATTCGTAATGCGAGGAAAATGAATAACCAATTACAGATGACTAATTACTTTCAAAAAATAGTACAGATTTTTTTAATTTTAAATTATGAAACAAAACAAAATTTTCGTCGCTGTGGCCGGCAATATTGGTTCGGGAAAATCTTCGTTGACAAAATTATTGAGTTCGCACTATAAGTGGAAATCATTTTACGAATCAGTGGAGGATAATCCGTATTTGAGTGATTTCTATGGAGATATGCATCGCTGGTCGTTCAACTTACAAGTGTATTTTCTTTCGAAGCGTTTCCGCGACCATAAAACAATTGTTGATTTAAAAAATTCTGTTATTCAAGACCGCTCCATTTATGAAGACGCGGAAATCTTTGCAAAGAATTTGCACTCGATAGGGAAGATGGACACTCGAGATTTCACAAATTACTGCGAACTCTATTCCATTATGCTACAATATTTGAAGCCTCCCGATTTACTTATTTATCTCGATGCTACGATTGATACGTTGTGTTCGCAAATAAAAAAACGCGGAAGAGATTATGAACAATCTATTCCGCGTGAATATTTGGAGCAACTTTCCTGTTTATATCGCGATTGGATTGGAAATTACAAGTTAGGAAACCTTCTTGTTATTCCCTCTGATGAAGTTGATTTCGTTCACGAAAAAGGAGATTTCAATCGCGTCTTAATGTTGATTCAAAGCAAGTTGTTTGAGATTGGGTATCAATGAAATGTATTTGTTTCAATCACCATTTTCAGTTTTGGTTTCTTCGCTACTCTTTTTTATTTTCTTTATGAACTTGATGCAATTCAGTTTGCGGAAAAAGAAAATGGGAATATAGCTCTTTGTTTCTTAAAATCTCTTTCGCTGCGGCAATTTGATTATCATCTTTCAGTGATTCTTCAATTCTACCTTTTTCTCCACGATAACGACTCATAATTTCCATGCGAAGCGTGCGAAGAATTTCGATTCTGCTTCGTTCAAATGAAGAATCTTTTTCCAACGCCAATTGTTTTTGAGTTTCTTCAAGTTGCGAAAGCAACGTTGCACTCATACCTGATTTATTTGCAAGTTCTATGAGTTCTTTCAACGTTGTTTCGGTTTCCTCTTCAAACGAAAATTGTTTTTCAGTTACAAATTTTTTGAATTCAGAAAGCATTGCGCTATCATTGGGAAATTCGAGCGGCATGATTTTGTTCGCTGAATAAAACGCATTTGCATATTTAAATAGAAAGGATTTTTGCATCAATGCTTTGTACAACGATGATGATTCAGGAAACTCTACGACGGTATCGGGAGAAACACCGCCGAGGTCTTTAACTTTTCTGTTATGCGTTGTATAAAAATCTTTTCGCAAACTCTCAGGAGTTGCTACATACACTCCTCCTTTTTCTTCTTTACTATAATCAATTTCTTGAATACATCTTCCGCTCGGAGTATAGTACTTTGCAGTAGTTAATTTTAGTTGTGTATTGTACGGCAATGGAACAATATTCTGCACGAGTCCTTTTCCATACGTTCGCGTTCCTACCAGGACTCCACGATCATAATCTTGGATTGCGCCAGCAACAATTTCAGATGCACTTGCAGAATTTTTATTCATCACGACGACCAGCGGAGTAGAGGAAAGTAGCGGATCTTTCTGAGAAATATATTCGCGCATAAACGCAGAGGAAGGAATTTTACCTTTCGTAGAAACGACTAAAGAATTTTTGGGAAGAAATGTTTCAGTAACATTTACTGCGGCATCTAACAAACCGCCGGGATTTTCGCGTAAGTCAAGTATAATTCCTGAAATTTCTCCTCGTTTTTTTAATTCCCGAATTTTGTCCTGCAAATCTTCTCCTGTTTGTCGCGTAAATCGTTCAAGCCGAATGTATGCAATTTGCGGCTCGACAAAATCGGCAAACGTGATGCTTTTCAGTTGTATTTTTTCACGCATCAATGAAAACTCCAGCGATTCTTTTTCTCCGTCGCGTTCAATTTTTACTTTAACTTCTGTGAAAGGATCTCCTCGTGTCAATTTTCTCACATCTTCAACTTTCCATCCGACAATATTTTTTCCGTCAATTTCAATGAGTCGGTCACCTGGAATTAAACCCTGCCGTTGCGCAGAATATCCTTCCATTAACGATAAAATTGTAATATAACCGTCGCGAACTCCAATCGTGATACCAACTCCGCCATATGTTCCTGTTGTTAGTAAATCAACTTCATCAGTTTCATCCGCATCATAAAATTCTGTGTACGGATCAAGAACGTCCAACATTCCATCAATTCCTGCTTGCATTAAGCGTTCAGGATCTATTCCTTCAACATAATTTGAAGCAATTTCCTGATAGACTTTTCCGAAGATGTCTATGCTTTTATTGATTTTAAAAAGAAATTTGTTGTCGTTTTCTTTCGCGGCAAAAGAAAACGAAGATATTACTGCAAATGAAATAATAAACAGCAGAGTATTGTATGTGAAATATTTTTTCATAAAATTAATGTTGTGTTTAAAAAATTCGTCGAGTATTTATTGAGCAAATTGTTGCGTTACTAAATTCCAGATTTGCTGATGAACAATGTCAATGGAGTTCATTCCGTCAATAGTGACGAGACGTTGCGGTTCTTGCTGTGCTATAAAATGAAATCCGTCAAAAATATGTTGAAAAAAAATTGTTTCCGCTTCTTCCATTCTGTCTGTCGTTATACGTGAATTATTGCGACGGCGCAGTGCTTCTTCTACAGGAATGTCTATAAAAAAAGTTTTCATTGGAAAAAGTCTTTGTGTTGCGATGTTGTTTATTGCGCGAATAGTATCCTGTGAAATTCCACGACCAAATCCCTGATACGCGGTTGTTGAATCTACGTATCTATCGCAAATGACAACACAATTTCTTTTGAGAGATGGAAGAATTACTTCGTGAACAAGTTGCGCGCGCGCAGCGGAGAACAACAGCATTTCTGTTGCAGAAAACATTGATGAATTCTTTTTGTTCAATAAAATTTCGCGGATGTCTTCAGAAATTGTTGTTCCGCCTGGTTCACGAAGGACAAGAACTTTATGTCCGATATTCGTGAGACGTCGTGCGAGCAATTCCACTTGTGTGGTTTTTCCACATCCGTCAAGTCCTTCAAAAGATAAAAACATTATTTGTTGTATGGTACAGTTGCTTAGGTGAAAATATAGATTTAGTTTTTCTCAGCAAAAAAAGAACGAAGTAAATTTAATTCGTAAAATTTATATGTAACGATGCATATATGTAATACTCGAACATCACTTTGGTACACGCGCTACGTTGATGATTGCGAGCATCAAAAAAATAATATTTGCAATCCAAGCAGTAAGCAATGGATTCAAATCTCCGTTGTATCCGAATACTTGACTTACTTTGAGAAAAACCATATAGACAAAACATACAGCAACGGCAATGCCAAACTCTACTCCTAATCCGCTTTTTCTCTTCATCGAAGAAAACGGAATACCAAATAATACGACAATAACACCTGCAAACGGGAACGCAATTTTTCCGTAAAAATCTACTCGCCATCGCGAAACATCGTTTCCAAGGAATTCTTGGTTATTGATAAATTCCTGAAGTTCCGGATAATTCATCTCATCGGGTTTGCGTTGCTGTTTGCGAATGTCTTCAGGAACAAATAATAAATTTTTCATCTCTTTCTTTGCAAAGGAATTTACGGTTTGATTTCGTCCTTTCATTGTACGAACTATTCCATCGTACATCGTCCAAATTTTTGTCGTATCGTTCCAAACCATAGTTTTTGCATCGTATCGTTTCACAAGCACGGTTTTATCAATCACCCAATAATCTTGAATACTCACTCTTGAAGCGATATAGGAACCTTCTTCAAAATTACGAATCGAACAAATTCTGTTTTTTCCAATTTGGAAAAATACATTCGTTGAAGTTTCGTCGTACAGATTTTTTGAAAGATACTGACGCTCGATGGAAAGTTTTTTTTCATTTGCTTTCGGAACAATCCATCCGTTAAAATATATAGATAGCACACTGATAACGAACGATGTTGCCACAATCGGAATCAGAAATTTATACAAACTTACGCCGCTCGCTTTCATTGCAGTTAATTCTGAGTATGTGTTGAATTTTCCAGTGGTGAACATACTGGAAAACAACAATGCAACCGGGATCATCAATTTTATTATTTCCGGCATAAACGCAACATAATAAAGCGCGATTATTTCTATTTCAACATTTGCATCGAGAAAATCATCAAGATTTTCCATCATATCTACTATGATGAAAATGAAAATGAATGCAATTAATGCAAATAGTGCAGTTGCTAAAAAATTACGAAGGATGTATCGAACAAGAAGTTTCAAAGGAACGTAACGTAGCAATAAATAGATTATCTCGAAACGAAATGCTGTTTAGTAAATATTTTTTTCAATGAGAATAGCGTGTGTTGCTGACTTTTTCTGATAAGAAAGAAACTGAGTACAGTTAAAAGTATGTTTGCTGACCACATTCCCACAAACGGAGAAATGATGTTGCGGTCAGCAAATTTTTCCCCACTAACAAGAAACGACCAATAGAGCAAAAAGAAACCTAAACTTAACGTTGCGGCTATTCCAAATCCGCCGCGGCGAACCATCATTCCCAACGGCGCACCAACAAGAGCAAAGACAATACATGCAAACGGAATTGAGTATTTCTTATGTATTTCAACAAGAAATTCATCAATCTGATTTTGATAATATTCGATTTGAGAAATGTCGTTGGAAATTGTTGAGAAAAAAAAATGCGTGTTGTATGAATTTTGCACAAACGGAACAAACTCATTATTCGCTTTTTTTTGCTGATTGGATTCAAAATTTTCCGAAAGCAACTTACTAAAATGTGCGCGAATTTTCATTTGCGTTGAAGTGCGAATTTCAGCATTGATATGTTCCAGCGAATCAACTATTTGCTTCATATCTTTCGCATTGAGTTCTCTGTCGCTGCGCTCGAACGTACCTTCTGCAGAACGTTCAAACATCAATCCTTCAACAAAGATTGCAATTCGGTGATGTTGAAATTTTATTCTCCGATATGTTTGAACATCCGTTGTACTCAATTCGTGAATTTCACCATCGGTTAAATCCATTATCAAATTTTGATAATCAGGAGAAAATGAAACGTTCCCTTTTTTTGCTGTAAGAATAATTTCAGATTCGGGATTGTTGTAATCATAAATTTTTACATCGAGAAGTTCGTTTGTTTTTTCAAAAGTTTTTCCTGCAAGAATACTGTAGCCGGAAATATCTTTGCAGAATACCCCGCTTTGAATTGTGAGCGTTGGCTTTTTTCTTCGAATATCAATAATCAACGATTTTGCTCGATGATTGGCATCTGGAAGTATTTCATTGTTGAAATACACGAGAAATGCCGCAAGGAACGTTGCTACTATAACGGACGGAAGCATCAATTGTGTAACGCTTGCGCCGCTCGATTTCATTGCAGTAATTTCATTTGCAGAAGAAAGATTTCCATACGCCATCAATGTTGCAACAAGTACAGACATCGGAACTGCAAGCACCACCATCCATGCAAGATTCATTGTGATGAGTTCGACAATTACCCAACCTCCAAGTCCTTTTCCAACGAGTTGGTCAATGAAACGCATAATGAACTGCAATAGAAAAACGAACATCAGCGTAAAAAACGAGAAGAGGAACGGACCAAGATGTGCGCGAAGTATAATTCGAAAGAGTATCATGTAGATTGCAAGGAAAATATACTAAAGAAAAGTTGCAATAATATTTTTATGTTTGTTGTATATAAAAGAAAGAGGTTGTAAATTTTTACTAAAATATTTCTACAATAAATTTTCAATAATCGATGAATATTGCTGTTTTTCTTGGCGGAATCTCTCCTGAAAGAAACGTTTCGCTCGCATCCGGAAGAAGCGTAGCAATCGCATTGCAAGAAATTGGTCACAACGTAAGTGTATTTGACCCTGCATTGGGAACGAAACTACCGAAAAATTTACTCGAATCGCTTCCGCAGCATATAGCGGAAATTTCTCCATCACTTTCTGAACTTTCAAATTTTTCTCCACGAAATTATTTTGAATGTGTTCAATCGTCATTACTCGACACTGTTGAAATCGTATTTCTTCTTCTGCACGGAACATACGGTGAAGATGGTGTAATTCAATCACTGTTGGAATTGCGCGGAATTCCGTACACAGGTTCAGGAATACTTGCAAGCGCACTTGCAATGAATAAAGCGATGACGAAAATGGTATTTGAAAGATACGGAATTCCTACACCGAAGTGGATTGTTGTTGAAAAGATGCAATTGAACAATAGCGTATTGGAGATATGGAAAACTTTTCCGTGTGTTGTAAAACCGAATGATGGGGGCTCGACAATTGGAATGTCTATTGTAGAAAAAAGTGAAAATATATTTTCAGCTATCGAACATGCGTTTCAATATTCAAAAAAGGTTTTGATAGAAGAATTTATTGAAGGAAGAGAATTAACTGTTCCGATACTTGGAAATGAAGCGTTGCCTGTTATCGAAATAAAACCGAAAGGCGGTTTCTACGATTACACGCGCAAATACACGAAAGGAGAAACGGAATACATTTGTCCTGCAGAATTACCTGAAAAATTATATAATACAATTTTAAGTGAAGGATGGAAAGCGTTTAACGTTCTTGGTTGCAGAGGGTTCGCGCGCACGGATTTTCGTTTGAAGCCAAATGGCGAATTCTATTGTTTGGAAGTGAATACCATTCCCGGAATGACATCAACAAGTTTAGTTCCGAAAGCAGCAAAAGTTGCTGGCATTGAGTTTCCTCAATTGTGTCAGAGAATTGTTGAATTAACATTAACAAATGGTTGAATTCTAAGACAGGCGAGTTAGATGAATAAAATATGTTAGAATAGTAAAAAGCGAATCGTACCTCGATTCGCTTTTTGTCGGAACGGCGGGATTTGAACCCGCGACCCCTTGCACCCCAAGCAAGTGCGCTACCGGGCTGCGCTACGTTCCGAATTCAAATAATTCCTTTGCGCAAATGCGTTTTTCTTCTTTCTTCATTTGTAATATTATTACGATAACTTCACCAATAATTCTTCTAAAAAAAACTTCACCTCTCGCAAATCTGCTTTCAATTTTTCATTTGTTTTGTATAATTCTTCCGTTACGTTCGTTTCAAATGAAATGGTATTTAGTTGTGTATCAAGTTTATTTTCATCTGACCACTGTCGCAAAATATTTTTCGCGCCTTCTAATGTGAATCGTTGATTGCGGGTAAGTTCTTTGATTTGTAGTATGATTTTAATGTCATAATTCGTGTATGCACGTTTTCCCCCACGGTTTTTTGACGGGTGCAGTTGTTCAAAGACGTCTTGCCAATACCGAAGAGTATATGGTTCAATACCCGTAATTTTGCTTACTTCGGTGATAGAATAATATAATCGTTTTATGTTATTCTGTTTCATACATAATCTACATTACTCTATAAAAAAAGCCGTTAATGATATGAAAATACACAGATGAAAAAAAATGATTCGCGTGTCTTAATCCTCGTTGCGCACATAATATGAGTAAAAAACGATTTCCACAATTGTTAATACAAGAAGCGCAATGGTGTCGCGATTTAACCATACAGCAATACCTTCTTGCGAAATGAGAAAGGAAAAAACCAGCGAAGAAATTGCCCATCCGGTTGAAAAAATTATGACAATAAATCCAACAGAAAGAACTCCTTCCACCAATCCTTCTTCTTGCCATCCTTTACTAAATGCGTACACAATTGCAACCGTGTGCAGATAAAAAACTAGCAAATCAATCATCGGATACAACAGTTGATTGGAAGTTGATGATATGCGCTTGATATCCGGCGCCAAATCCGTTATCAATATTCACAACAGAAATTCCAACGGAGCACGAATTAAGCATTGCAAGCAACGCGGCAATTCCTTGAAAAGAAGCGCCATAACCGATACTTGTTGGTACTGCGATTACGGGACAAGAAACAATTCCACCAACGACCGAAGGAAGCGCACCTTCCATTCCGGCTACACAAATAACGCAGTGTGCATTATGAAAAATATTCACTCGCTGAAGCAAGCGATGAATTCCTGCAACGCCAACATCGTATAATCGTTCAACATTACTTCCCAATAATTCTGCTGTTACAGCGGCTTCTTCTGCAACCGATATATCGGATGTTCCTGCAGATACGACAATGATTTTTCCTTTTCTCTTGTGCGGTTCAGAATAATTGATAGTACTAATTCGTGCTTTCTCAAAGTGCTGAACGGGAGAAAATTTTTTTAGTACTGCGATATGCTCGGAAGTAACGCGCGTAATGACGACGGGCAATTTTTTTTTGAGCATTTTGCTCACGATGAGTTTCACATCGTTTGCTGATTTTCCTTCGCCGTAAATAATTTCGGGGAATCCTTTTCGCAGTGCGCGATGATAATCAATATTTGCGATTTCTAAATCTTCAAACGGGAGTGTTTTTAACCGCTGAAGAAATTGATGTTCTGAAAGTTTTCCTTTTCGAAATCGTTGGAGAAGTTGACGGAGCGTTGCTTCTTGCATCTAATTCGTGATTTGTTGGTCAGCTGAAAGAACCGTATTTAAATTTCCAGAAGTAAATCCGTTTAAATCAAGCGTGATAAAGTGAAATCCAAGTTGTCGGAATTTTTGAACGAGTTTTGCACGGATTTCCGTTTCCGTAAGCAAATGAATCACATCTGTAGGAACTTCAATACGAGCAACGCTATCGTGATGGCGTACGCGGCATACATTGAATCCAAGTTCGTGCATAATATTTTCCGCATATTCTATTTGCGAAAGTTTTTCAATTGTTACTTTATTTCCGTATGGAATGCGCGAAGCAAGACACGGCGATGCAGGTTTTTCGGAGGATAGTAAGTGAAGATGATGAGATGCAAATCGTATTTCCTCTTTTGAAAACTTACAAAACGCAAGAGGCGATACTATATTATGTTCTTTTGCTGAAACGCTTCCGGGACGAAATTCAAAGCGGTCGTCAAAGTTTGTTCCGTCAAAAATTACATTGAAATTCATTCGCATCTGAAGTTGAGAAAGTTTTGTGAACAATTCCGTTTTGCAAAAATAACAGCGATTGGATGGGTTTGAAAAATAATGCTCGTTTTGTAATTCCTCCGTTTGAATAATGATATGATTGACGTCAAATTGCTCTGCTTGCTCGATGGCAAAGAGTTTTTCTTTTCTCGGAAAGGATGGAGAATCTCCTGTGGCAGCAAGAACATTTTCTTTACCGAGTATATCGCGCGCAGTTTTTAGTAAAAAAGAACTATCCACTCCTCCGGAATACGCAACAATTGCTGAATCGTATTGTGCGATGAATGTTTGAAGTTGCAACAATTTTTGCTCAAGAATAAGTGTCTTCATTGGAGGTGCGAAATTTTTTTAATACGTGGCATTCTTGATTTGAATTTGTTTCTCAAGATTTTCTCTTTTACTGTGTGAATAAATGAAGATGTAAAACCTAGTTGCATCAATTCACGTAACGTTTTCTTTTTGTCTATCAAATAATAGAGTAATAAATCTACGCTGTGATACATAAAACCAAGTTCTCCTTCGTCAGTTTGTCCTTGCCACAAATCGGCAGTAGGAACTTTATTGATAATCTTTTGTGGAACGCCGAGATGTTTTGCGAGTTCCCAAATTTGGGTTTTGTATAAATCTCCGAGAGGATTTATTCCGCAAGCACTATCGCCGTAAATTGTTCCGTATCCAAGTAATATTTCTGTTTTATTGCTTGTTCCAATTACTAACGCATTATGTTTTGCGGATGTGTCGTAAAGTGCAATCATTCTGCATCGCGCCATGATATTTCCTTTGCGTACAACATTCATTTTGGGTTCAAGTGCAATAAACTCATTGACCATAGGAGAAATATCTAAAAGTTGATAGGGAATGTTTAACTTGTGAGCAATGTTCGTAGCGTCGTCAATGTGTTGTTTGTTGCTTGTTTCGTATGGCATTAATAACGCACAAACGTTTTCTTTTCCTATTGATTTCGTTGTAAGAAATGCAGTTACGGCAGAATCAATTCCACCGGAAAGTCCAAACACTGCATTTGTACATTTCGCTTTTGTTATTTCATTTCGAATGAAAGTAGTGAGTGTTTGTTCAACTCGTGAGTAATTGAGAGTAAGATTTTTTATCGGGAGTCGTTTGTTCATAAAAAATGCAGAAAAAAATAAGGATAAATGTTTTAACTGCAATGTAAGTATTATGTATTCGTTGGGCAATGCGAGAAGAAAAATTTTTCAATGAGCATTTGCATTTTTTAAAAAAGAAATGTAACTTTTCGCCGTCTTTTTATTTCACCCTCCATTGGGGAAATGGTAATTTTTTTACTAACATTGTAGGAAATATTTTATGATACGTGCGTGCCTTCTATTTATAGCATTTCATTGTTTATTCGCTATTGTAACGCTTGCAGGAATTACGGGAAAAATTCGCGGAAAAGTAATAGACAACGAAAGCAAACAACCGATTGCCGGAGTTTCGATACTCATCCTTGGAACAAAAATGGGTGCGGCAACCAATATCGAAGGAGAATACTACATTCTTAATGTTCCTGTTGGCGAATATAAATTGCGCTCGTCATCTATCGGTTACAATGCGCTGACAGTTCAAGATGTTCACGTATCCGCAGATTTAACAACGGAAATAAATTTTTCTTTAGTTTCCGAAGCAGTGGAAGTAAAAGAAGTTGTCATAACTGCAGAACGTCCTCTCATTCAGCAAGACGTAACAGCATCGGTTTCGATTGTAGAAGCGGAACAATTGCAAGCGCTTCCCGTTACGTCGTTTTCTGAAGCGATGGTGTTAAGTACTGGATTTGTCGAATCAAAAAACGGCAATGGCGAAGGAATCCATTTGCGCGGAGGTCGAAGCAGAGAGTTGTCGTATCTTGTTGATGGTGTACGCGCGGATAATATTTTGTTCAGCGGATTGGGAAGCGATGTTCCGCGTTTAGGAGTTTCTTCGCTTACTGTTATGAGTGGAACATTTAATGCAGAATACGGACAAGCGCAATCTGGAGTGATAAATGTAGTAACGCAGGATGGTGGAGATAAATTCTGGGGAAAAACGCGATTCAGTTCCGATAGATTTGGCGGGAAAAAAAATAATTTAGGAACAAATATTATGGAGTTTGCAGTCAGCGGACCCATTATCAGCGACGCATCGTTTTTCTTCAGCGCAGATAGAGAACGTTCGAACACGTATTTAAACAAAACCACAGGACCGGAATATTTTTCTCCTTCGGGAAGAATTATCCAGAACGAATTTGAGTTCGGTTTGTTTGATAATAAAGACCGTGCTCAAATAAAACTTTCTTTAAAACCAACAAATGAAACAAAAGTACAAATTGGTACTATTTATTTCGACAGAAAGCATAAAGATTACGACCAAACATTTAAGGAATATCCACAATATCAGGGATTTGAACGAAATAAAAGTTTGTTGAATAATCTTACGTTCACGCATACGTTATCGCAAAGTTCGTTTTATGAAATCCGAATGTCGTATTTCGATTACAAAGAACAGTATTATGTTTTTGATGAACAATTAAGCGGCGACCATAGAAAAATATTTGCCCCCGTGTTAAGTAATGTGAGCTTTGATTCGACAGGTAATTACCAGTTTTGGGGGCCTTACAATGCATTTTTGTATTTAACAGAAGCGCAACGACAAGGATATAAAAATTTAAAACTTGCTGATTCCGTAATGATAGTCAATGGTTTGGGAGATACTATTGTTTTTGATGAAGGTACGGTGATTACAAATAATCTGGTAGAACAATTCATAGCGGGAGGAAGAAATTTATCGAAAATTAAAGTATCGGTGAAAGTAAATTCGTATGATGATTCATACCGCGACGCACGTACACGAACGTTAACTGCTTCAGCTAATTTTACAAGCCAACTCGATGGACAAAACAACATAAAATTCGGGATTGAATACAAGAAACATATCATTAGTGATTATTGGATAAATGGTGTCAATGCGAACTGGAATCATCTCGACGATACGCTTTCATTCGAGCGAAGACATTATGATTTAGTTGATTATTCATTTGACCCGTTACAACTTGCTGCGTACATACAGGATAAGTTTGAATATAAAAGTATGATATTTAATGTTGGAATTCGTTTTGACTATTTAGACGTACAAGCTCCCGATGTGTACGATTTTCTCACACGAGATCCTCGTAGCCATGTGGATAGTTTATTCATACTGCAAAAACGAAGCGAAACGGTTCCTGCGCGATATAAATTTTCTCCACGTTTTGGTTTTTCATTTCCCATCACAACTCAAGCGAAAATACATTTTTCATACGGGCATTTTTATCAATACCCAGATTTCAATTTTCTCTATCGAAGATTTCGTGAACAAAATCCAACGTTTCTTTATTTAGGAATCGGTCAATCGTTAGGTGCGATTGGAAACCCCCGATTGAAACCTGAAACTACGCAAGCGTACGAATTAGGCGGAGAATATATTATCAATGAAAATATGGTAGCCGCCGTGCGTATGTTTTACAAGGACAC
This genomic window from Ignavibacteria bacterium contains:
- a CDS encoding deoxynucleoside kinase — translated: MKQNKIFVAVAGNIGSGKSSLTKLLSSHYKWKSFYESVEDNPYLSDFYGDMHRWSFNLQVYFLSKRFRDHKTIVDLKNSVIQDRSIYEDAEIFAKNLHSIGKMDTRDFTNYCELYSIMLQYLKPPDLLIYLDATIDTLCSQIKKRGRDYEQSIPREYLEQLSCLYRDWIGNYKLGNLLVIPSDEVDFVHEKGDFNRVLMLIQSKLFEIGYQ
- a CDS encoding S41 family peptidase, whose product is MKKYFTYNTLLFIISFAVISSFSFAAKENDNKFLFKINKSIDIFGKVYQEIASNYVEGIDPERLMQAGIDGMLDVLDPYTEFYDADETDEVDLLTTGTYGGVGITIGVRDGYITILSLMEGYSAQRQGLIPGDRLIEIDGKNIVGWKVEDVRKLTRGDPFTEVKVKIERDGEKESLEFSLMREKIQLKSITFADFVEPQIAYIRLERFTRQTGEDLQDKIRELKKRGEISGIILDLRENPGGLLDAAVNVTETFLPKNSLVVSTKGKIPSSAFMREYISQKDPLLSSTPLVVVMNKNSASASEIVAGAIQDYDRGVLVGTRTYGKGLVQNIVPLPYNTQLKLTTAKYYTPSGRCIQEIDYSKEEKGGVYVATPESLRKDFYTTHNRKVKDLGGVSPDTVVEFPESSSLYKALMQKSFLFKYANAFYSANKIMPLEFPNDSAMLSEFKKFVTEKQFSFEEETETTLKELIELANKSGMSATLLSQLEETQKQLALEKDSSFERSRIEILRTLRMEIMSRYRGEKGRIEESLKDDNQIAAAKEILRNKELYSHFLFPQTELHQVHKENKKE
- the tmk gene encoding dTMP kinase, translating into MFLSFEGLDGCGKTTQVELLARRLTNIGHKVLVLREPGGTTISEDIREILLNKKNSSMFSATEMLLFSAARAQLVHEVILPSLKRNCVVICDRYVDSTTAYQGFGRGISQDTIRAINNIATQRLFPMKTFFIDIPVEEALRRRNNSRITTDRMEEAETIFFQHIFDGFHFIAQQEPQRLVTIDGMNSIDIVHQQIWNLVTQQFAQ
- a CDS encoding YjgP/YjgQ family permease, whose protein sequence is MIYLLLRYVPLKLLVRYILRNFLATALFALIAFIFIFIIVDMMENLDDFLDANVEIEIIALYYVAFMPEIIKLMIPVALLFSSMFTTGKFNTYSELTAMKASGVSLYKFLIPIVATSFVISVLSIYFNGWIVPKANEKKLSIERQYLSKNLYDETSTNVFFQIGKNRICSIRNFEEGSYIASRVSIQDYWVIDKTVLVKRYDAKTMVWNDTTKIWTMYDGIVRTMKGRNQTVNSFAKKEMKNLLFVPEDIRKQQRKPDEMNYPELQEFINNQEFLGNDVSRWRVDFYGKIAFPFAGVIVVLFGIPFSSMKRKSGLGVEFGIAVAVCFVYMVFLKVSQVFGYNGDLNPLLTAWIANIIFLMLAIINVARVPK
- a CDS encoding YjgP/YjgQ family permease, which produces MILFRIILRAHLGPFLFSFFTLMFVFLLQFIMRFIDQLVGKGLGGWVIVELITMNLAWMVVLAVPMSVLVATLMAYGNLSSANEITAMKSSGASVTQLMLPSVIVATFLAAFLVYFNNEILPDANHRAKSLIIDIRRKKPTLTIQSGVFCKDISGYSILAGKTFEKTNELLDVKIYDYNNPESEIILTAKKGNVSFSPDYQNLIMDLTDGEIHELSTTDVQTYRRIKFQHHRIAIFVEGLMFERSAEGTFERSDRELNAKDMKQIVDSLEHINAEIRTSTQMKIRAHFSKLLSENFESNQQKKANNEFVPFVQNSYNTHFFFSTISNDISQIEYYQNQIDEFLVEIHKKYSIPFACIVFALVGAPLGMMVRRGGFGIAATLSLGFFLLYWSFLVSGEKFADRNIISPFVGMWSANILLTVLSFFLIRKSQQHTLFSLKKIFTKQHFVSR
- a CDS encoding D-alanine--D-alanine ligase — protein: MNIAVFLGGISPERNVSLASGRSVAIALQEIGHNVSVFDPALGTKLPKNLLESLPQHIAEISPSLSELSNFSPRNYFECVQSSLLDTVEIVFLLLHGTYGEDGVIQSLLELRGIPYTGSGILASALAMNKAMTKMVFERYGIPTPKWIVVEKMQLNNSVLEIWKTFPCVVKPNDGGSTIGMSIVEKSENIFSAIEHAFQYSKKVLIEEFIEGRELTVPILGNEALPVIEIKPKGGFYDYTRKYTKGETEYICPAELPEKLYNTILSEGWKAFNVLGCRGFARTDFRLKPNGEFYCLEVNTIPGMTSTSLVPKAAKVAGIEFPQLCQRIVELTLTNG
- a CDS encoding MerR family transcriptional regulator; translation: MKQNNIKRLYYSITEVSKITGIEPYTLRYWQDVFEQLHPSKNRGGKRAYTNYDIKIILQIKELTRNQRFTLEGAKNILRQWSDENKLDTQLNTISFETNVTEELYKTNEKLKADLREVKFFLEELLVKLS
- the larB gene encoding nickel pincer cofactor biosynthesis protein LarB encodes the protein MQEATLRQLLQRFRKGKLSEHQFLQRLKTLPFEDLEIANIDYHRALRKGFPEIIYGEGKSANDVKLIVSKMLKKKLPVVITRVTSEHIAVLKKFSPVQHFEKARISTINYSEPHKRKGKIIVVSAGTSDISVAEEAAVTAELLGSNVERLYDVGVAGIHRLLQRVNIFHNAHCVICVAGMEGALPSVVGGIVSCPVIAVPTSIGYGASFQGIAALLAMLNSCSVGISVVNIDNGFGAGYQAHIINFQSTVVSDD